A stretch of the Alnus glutinosa chromosome 6, dhAlnGlut1.1, whole genome shotgun sequence genome encodes the following:
- the LOC133871260 gene encoding molybdate transporter 1-like, whose protein sequence is MDSQQPQKDPHKPSSGKFQANIIAKVKTNLVFRSKWAELNGAMGDLGTFIPIVLALTLANDLNLGTTLIFTGIYNILTGAIYGVPMPVQPMKAIAAAAISGSDFDVPEIMAAGILTGGILIVLGVTGLMQLVYKIIPLSVVRGVQLAQGLSFSLTAVKYIRKVQDFSKSKAGHNRPWLGLDGLVLAIVCACFIVIVNGAGQEKEDDEREIGGVLGDDEDQRHGMRKRRRVRKIIFSLPSAFMVFLLGVVFAFIRRPRVVEDIRFGPSSIQVVKISKHAWKEGFIKGTIPQLPLSMLNSVFAVCKLSSDLFPGREFSATSLSVTVGLMNVVGCWFGAMPSCHGAGGLAGQYKFGGRSGGCVALLGAAKLVLGLVLGSSLVKILSQFPVGVLGVLLLFAGIELAMASRDMNTKEESFVMLLCTAVSLVGSSAALGFVCGIVAHLLLRLRNILSKDH, encoded by the coding sequence ATGGACTCCCAACAACCCCAAAAAGATCCCCACAAACCCTCATCCGGCAAGTTTCAGGCCAACATCATAGCCAAAGTGAAAACCAATCTGGTTTTCCGATCGAAATGGGCCGAGTTGAACGGTGCAATGGGGGACTTGGGCACGTTTATACCAATAGTTTTGGCCTTGACTCTAGCAAATGACCTTAACCTGGGCACAACGTTGATATTCACGGGAATCTACAACATTCTCACCGGTGCCATATACGGCGTCCCTATGCCTGTCCAGCCCATGAAGGCCATTGCAGCCGCAGCAATATCTGGGTCTGATTTTGATGTCCCGGAAATCATGGCTGCCGGAATATTGACCGGAGGgattttaattgttttgggtGTCACGGGGTTGATGCAGCTAGTGTATAAGATAATTCCTCTATCTGTTGTCAGGGGAGTTCAGCTGGCACAAGGCTTGTCATTTTCACTGACAGCCGTCAAATACATTAGAAAAGTTCAGGATTTTTCTAAGTCCAAGGCTGGACATAATAGGCCCTGGCTTGGCTTGGATGGGCTGGTCTTGGCTATTGTTTGTGcttgttttattgttattgttaatgGCGCAGGTCAGGAGAAAGAGGACGATGAAAGAGAGATTGGTGGTGTTTTAGGTGATGATGAGGATCAAAGACATGGGatgaggaagagaagaagagtcAGAAAAATAATCTTCTCACTTCCTTCAGCTTTCATGGTGTTTTTGTTGGGTGTGGTTTTCGCTTTTATAAGAAGGCCTAGAGTGGTGGAAGACATTAGATTTGGACCGTCCTCTATTCAAGTAGTAAAGATATCAAAGCATGCATGGAAGGAAGGGTTCATAAAGGGTACGATTCCTCAACTCCCCTTGTCAATGTTGAATTCTGTGTTCGCCGTCTGCAAGCTGTCGTCCGATCTTTTTCCGGGAAGGGAGTTCTCGGCGACATCGCTGTCGGTGACCGTCGGGTTAATGAACGTGGTAGGGTGTTGGTTTGGGGCCATGCCGAGCTGCCACGGAGCCGGCGGGCTAGCCGGGCAGTACAAGTTTGGTGGGAGGAGTGGCGGGTGCGTGGCCCTTCTTGGTGCAGCCAAATTGGTCTTGGGTTTGGTATTAGGGAGCTCTTTGGTGAAGATTTTGAGCCAATTTCCTGTTGGGGTTCTTGGGGTTCTGCTCTTGTTCGCTGGAATTGAGCTTGCCATGGCTTCAAGGGACATGAATACAAAGGAGGAATCCTTTGTGATGCTTCTTTGCACAGCGGTTTCCCTAGTGGGATCAAGTGCTGCGCTTGGGTTTGTGTGTGGGATTGTTGCTCATTTGCTTCTAAGGTTAAGAAATATTCTAAGTAAAGATCATTAA